In Xyrauchen texanus isolate HMW12.3.18 chromosome 45, RBS_HiC_50CHRs, whole genome shotgun sequence, a single window of DNA contains:
- the LOC127637324 gene encoding cholinephosphotransferase 1 — translation MPQCVCPELLSAVQLKRLEEHKYSACGRSLFEPPCQIYWNWLVQQIPTWVAPNTLTITGLIINIVTTVILVYYCPTATEEAPGWAFFLSALGLFIYQSLDAIDGKQARRTNSSSALGELFDHGCDAVSTVFVAVGTCISCGIGTYPNWMFFCGFVGMFMFFCAHWQTYVSGTLRFGLVDVTEVQIAIIIMYMMSAFGGVSLWETTLPVLGVNLQTLPILGITGGFLYSTYNYFYVILNGGVGKNGSTVADTSVLSPGLHIGLILTLAFIIFKKSSSQLFEHHPCLYILTFGMVIAKISNKLVVAHMTKSELHLNDTAFIGPGLLFLNQYFNSFIDEHIVLWIAMVLSLMDLVRYCTGLCLQIASHLRIWVFSIAPQGHTHRD, via the exons ATGCCCCAGTGCGTGTGTCCGGAGCTGCTGTCAGCTGTCCAGCTCAAGCGCCTGGAGGAACACAAGTACAGCGCGTGTGGTCGCTCGCTCTTCGAGCCGCCGTGCCAGATATACTGGAACTGGCTGGTCCAGCAGATCCCGACATGGGTCGCGCCGAACACGCTAACCATCACTGGACTAATTATTAATATTGTAACTACCGTCATTCTGGTGTATTACTGCCCCACGGCCACGGAGGAG GCTCCAGGTTGGGCCTTCTTTCTTAGCGCCTTAGGTCTCTTTATTTACCAATCACTGGATGCCATTGATGGAAAGCAGGCCAGACGGACCAATAGCAGCTCAGCTCTCGGGGAGCTCTTTGACCATGGCTGTGATGCAGTTTCCACAG TGTTTGTTGCCGTGGGAACGTGTATATCCTGTGGGATCGGCACTTATcctaactggatgtttttctgTGGCTTTGTGGGCATGTTCATGTTTTTCTGTGCACACTGGCAAACATATGTGTCTGGAACACTCCGCTTTGGATT GGTTGACGTAACAGAGGTCCAGATTGCTATTATAATCATGTATATGATGTCAGCTTTCGGAGGAGTGAGCCTTTGGGAGACTACG TTGCCTGTGCTTGGTGTGAATTTGCAAACCTTACCAATTCTTGGCATTACTGGTGGATTCCTGTATTCAACCTACAACTACTTCTATGTCATCCTGAATGGTGGTGTGGGCAAGAACGGCTCAACTGTTGCA GACACCAGTGTTTTGTCTCCTGGTCTACACATCGGCCTCATCCTCACTCTGGCCTTCATCATCTTTAAGAAGTCCTCCAGCCAGCTTTTCGAGCATCATCCCTGCCTCTATATCCTCACATTTGGCATGGTAATCGCCAAGATCTCTAATAAGCTGGTG GTGGCCCACATGACTAAGAGTGAGCTTCATCTTAATGACACAGCCTTCATTGGTCCTGGGCTGCTCTTCCTAAACCAGTACTTCAACAGCTTTATTGATGAGCACATTGTCCTTTGGATAGCTATG GTGCTGTCCCTAATGGATCTGGTGCGTTACTGCACAGGCCTGTGCCTGCAAATTGCCTCCCACCTACGAATCTGGGTTTTCAGCATCGCCCCACAGGGCCACACCCACAGAGACTGA